The following are encoded together in the Scomber japonicus isolate fScoJap1 chromosome 20, fScoJap1.pri, whole genome shotgun sequence genome:
- the tectb gene encoding beta-tectorin, whose product MASAAALLMLLPVAWTCSPQKADYVMVSCFPNAIIANVPECPYGWEIDQLSLGGVCYTGIHSPGYYRFIIPDLTPKNHSYCGTQSEYMPGKDPKYIFYNAIVSNDTSLTVRNQPVNYTFSCMYRAAYLVNNAVFSQRVATVYVNNGSLGTFRSQLSMNVFTNSKFLYAKDAPYVIDTSEIGSEVFIGIEAKGLSNRFKVVINNCWATPSPYSTDRKRWSLIINSCSSDNTVTIFENAKDSRSMFKFNSFRFQRLEKVSTVWLHCEVQVCDGERLICHPGPCTARSLTSEAEPSGGVLTTEFQIKGAGSFNNNGHTTGASLFILLVILINTCCDLVNVSLM is encoded by the exons ATGGCCTCTGCCGCTGCTCTATTAATGCTGTTACCTGTTGCTTGGACCTGCTCTCCCCAAAAAGCAG ACTATGTTATGGTGTCATGTTTCCCCAACGCCATCATTGCCAACGTCCCAGAGTGTCCTTACGGCTGGGAGATTGACCAGCTGTCTCTAGGTGGGGTCTGTTACACTGGAATACACAGTCCGGGCTATTACCGCTTCATCATCCCAGATCTGACACCCAAAAACCACTCGTACTGCGGCACACAGTCTGAG TACATGCCCGGCAAAGACCCCAAGTACATCTTCTATAACGCCATTGTGTCCAACGATACCTCGCTCACAGTTAGAAACCAGCCGGTCAACTACACCTTCAGCTGCATGTACCGAGCAGCCTACCTGGTAAATAACGCTGTCTTCAGCCAAAG AGTGGCTACAGTTTATGTCAACAACGGGAGTTTAGGCACTTTTAGATCACAGTTGTCTATGAACGTGTTCACG AATTCAAAGTTCCTGTATGCCAAAGATGCTCCTTACGTGATTGACACCTCTGAGATCGGTTCTGAAGTCTTCATTGGCATTGAGGCAAAAGGACTAAGTAACAG ATTCAAAGTTGTAATCAACAACTGCTGGGCCACTCCTTCGCCATACTCTACTGACAGGAAGAGATGGAGTCTCATCATTAACAG CTGCTCATCTGACAACACTGTGACTATTTTTGAGAATGCCAAAGACAGCCGCTCCATGTTCAAGTTCAACTCTTTCCGCTTCCAACGGCTGGAGAAAGTGTCCACGGTCTGGCTTCACTGTGAGGTCCAGGTTTGTGATGGAGAAAGGCTCATCTGTCACCCT GGACCGTGCACAGCCAGAAGTCTGACATCAGAGGCAGAGCCAAGTGGAGGGGTCCTTACCACTGAGTTTCAAATTAAAG GTGCTGGGTCCTTTAATAATAATGGACACACAACAG GGGCATCACTTTTCATCCTGCTGGTGATCCTGATAAACACATGTTGTGATTTAGTAAATGTATCACTAATGTAG